One part of the Gossypium raimondii isolate GPD5lz chromosome 1, ASM2569854v1, whole genome shotgun sequence genome encodes these proteins:
- the LOC105775762 gene encoding elongation factor 2, which produces MVKFTAEELRAIMDRKHNIRNMSVIAHVDHGKSTLTDSLVAAAGIIAQEVAGDVRMTDTRADEAERGITIKSTGISLYYEMSEDSLKSYKGERHGNEYLINLIDSPGHVDFSSEVTAALRITDGALVVVDCIEGVCVQTETVLRQALGERIRPVLTVNKMDRCFLELQVDGEEAYQTFQRVIENANVIMATYEDPLLGDVQVYPEKGTVAFSAGLHGWAFTLTNFAKMYASKFGVDESKMMERLWGENFFDPATKKWTTKNTGSATCKRGFVQFCYEPIKQIINTCMNDQKDKLWPMLQKLGVTMKSDEKDLMGKALMKRVMQTWLPASDALLEMMVFHLPSPSKAQKYRVENLYEGPLDDIYANAIRNCDPEGPLMLYVSKMIPASDKGRFFAFGRVFSGKVSTGLKVRIMGPNYVPGEKKDLYVKSVQRTVIWMGKKQETVEDVPCGNTVAMVGLDQFITKNATLTNEKEVDAHPIRAMKFSVSPVVRVAVQCKVASDLPKLVEGLKRLAKSDPMVLCTIEESGEHIVAGAGELHLEICLKDLQEDFMGGAEIIKSDPVVSFRETVLERSCRTVMSKSPNKHNRLYMEARPLEEGLAEAIDDGRIGPRDDPKVRSKILAEEFGWDKDLAKKIWCFGPETTGPNMVVDMCKGVQYLNEIKDSVVAGFQWASKEGALAEENMRAICFEVCDVVLHADAIHRGGGQIIPTARRVFYASQLTAKPRLLEPVYLVEIQAPEQALGGIYSVLNQKRGHVFEEMQRPGTPLYNIKAYLPVIESFGFSSTLRAATSGQAFPQCVFDHWDMMSSDPLEPGSQAAAHVAEIRKRKGLKEQMTPLSEFEDKL; this is translated from the exons ATG GTGAAGTTTACAGCTGAGGAGCTCCGTGCCATTATGGACCGGAAACACAACATCCGTAACATGTCTGTTATTGCCCATGTGGATCACG GGAAATCAACTCTTACCGATTCTCTTGTGGCTGCTGCTGGTATCATTGCACAAGAAGTTGCTGGTGATGTTCGTATGACAGATACCCGTGCAGATGAGGCTGAGCGTGGTATTACAATCAAGTCTACTGGAATCTCTTTGTACTATGAAATGAGTGAGGATTCTTTGAAGAGCTACAAGGGCGAGAGGCATGGGAATGAGTACCTCATCAATCTTATTGATTCCCCTGGGCACGTTGACTTTTCATCTGAGGTCACAGCTGCTCTTCGAATTACTGATGGTGCCCTTGTGGTTGTTGATTGTATTGAAGGTGTCTGTGTGCAAACAGAGACTGTCCTCCGCCAGGCTCTCGGTGAAAGGATCAGGCCTGTCTTGACTGTTAACAAGATGGACAGGTGCTTCCTTGAGCTCCAGGTTGATGGAGAGGAGGCTTACCAGACATTTCAGAGAGTGATCGAAAATGCTAATGTCATCATGGCCACATACGAAGATCCTCTTCTTGGTGATGTTCAAGTCTACCCTGAGAAGGGGACAGTTGCCTTCTCTGCAGGTTTGCATGGTTGGGCTTTTACCTTGACCAACTTTGCAAAAATGTATGCCTCAAAGTTTGGAGTTGATGAGTCAAAAATGATGGAAAGACTTTGGGGTGAGAACTTCTTCGATCCAGCTACCAAGAAGTGGACCACCAAGAACACTGGTTCTGCCACCTGCAAGCGTGGATTTGTTCAGTTCTGTTACGAACCCATCAAGCAGATCATCAACACTTGTATGAATGACCAGAAGGATAAACTCTGGCCAATGTTGCAAAAGCTTGGTGTTACCATGAAGTCTGATGAGAAGGACTTGATGGGGAAGGCCCTAATGAAGCGTGTGATGCAGACGTGGCTTCCTGCAAGCGATGCTCTCCTGGAAATGATGGTCTTTCACCTTCCCTCACCTAGCAAGGCTCAGAAGTATCGTGTTGAGAACTTGTACGAGGGTCCTCTTGATGATATCTATGCCAATGCTATCAGAAACTGTGATCCTGAGGGTCCTCTTATGCTCTATGTTTCAAAGATGATTCCTGCTTCTGATAAGGGCAGATTCTTTGCTTTTGGTCGTGTCTTTTCTGGCAAAGTCTCAACTGGATTGAAGGTTAGGATCATGGGCCCGAACTATGTCCCTGGTGAGAAGAAAGACTTGTATGTTAAGAGTGTGCAAAGAACTGTCATTTGGATGGGAAAGAAGCAGGAGACTGTTGAAGATGTACCTTGTGGTAACACAGTTGCCATGGTTGGTTTGGATCAGTTTATCACCAAGAATGCTACTTTGACAAACGAGAAGGAAGTTGATGCCCACCCAATTCGTGCAATGAAGTTTTCCGTCTCCCCTGTTGTCCGTGTTGCTGTTCAGTGCAAGGTTGCATCTGATCTTCCCAAACTTGTTGAAGGGCTTAAGCGTTTGGCCAAGTCTGATCCTATGGTTCTCTGTACCATTGAAGAGTCTGGAGAGCACATTGTTGCTGGTGCTGGTGAACTCCACCTTGAGATCTGTCTCAAGGATTTACAAGAAGATTTCATGGGTGGTGCTGAGATTATTAAATCAGACCCTGTTGTGTCATTCCGTGAGACTGTCCTTGAGAGGTCTTGCAGGACAGTGATGAGCAAATCTCCTAACAAGCACAATCGTCTGTACATGGAAGCTCGACCCTTGGAGGAAGGTCTTGCTGAGGCCATTGACGATGGACGCATTGGTCCAAGAGATGATCCTAAGGTTCGTTCCAAGATCCTGGCTGAGGAGTTTGGTTGGGACAAAGATCTCGCTAAGAAGATTTGGTGTTTTGGCCCTGAGACCACTGGCCCTAACATGGTGGTTGATATGTGTAAGGGAGTTCAATATCTGAATGAAATTAAGGATTCAGTTGTTGCTGGGTTCCAGTGGGCATCAAAGGAAGGGGCCCTGGCTGAAGAAAACATGAGAGCCATCTGCTTCGAAGTCTGTGACGTGGTCCTCCATGCTGATGCCATCCACAGAGGTGGTGGGCAGATCATTCCAACAGCTAGGAGGGTTTTCTATGCTTCTCAGCTCACAGCCAAGCCAAGGCTTCTTGAACCTGTTTACTTGGTCGAGATCCAAGCCCCGGAGCAGGCACTTGGTGGTATTTACAGTGTTCTTAACCAGAAGCGTGGACACGTATTCGAGGAAATGCAAAGACCTGGCACTCCACTTTACAACATCAAGGCATACCTTCCTGTCATTGAGTCCTTTGGATTCTCTAGCACTTTGAGGGCTGCAACATCAGGACAAGCTTTCCCACAATGTGTGTTTGATCACTGGGATATGATGTCATCAGACCCATTGGAACCTGGCTCTCAGGCAGCAGCCCATGTCGCCGAAATCCGCAAGAGGAAAGGATTGAAGGAACAGATGACCCCACTTTCCGAGTTCGAGGACAAACTGTAA
- the LOC105775770 gene encoding transcription factor JUNGBRUNNEN 1 isoform X2, producing MMTVDDVQGVNDNKADHEDIQLPGFRFHPTDEELVGFYLKRKVEKKPLRFELIKQIDIYKFDPWDLPKASMVGGGGESESYFFCKRGRKYRNSVRPNRVTGSGFWKATGIDKPVYAQTGDHQGLACIGLKKTLVYYRGAAGKGTKTDWMMHEFRLPYPHESTTVVAFSNPKFAAQEAEVWTICRIFKRNSSLKKHKQDWRQITAKRASLTTAPTSQTCSVESKSNVQGKYITFGSPFIVDYHQYHNDEEKPSMLVNHHNISGKNQSQWHVTDRMSSAATAQIPSSMAASSSSFSNDDFFTEANWDELKSVVEFALEPFPM from the exons ATGATGACCGTCGACGACGTCCAAGGTGTTAACGATAACAAGGCCGATCACGAAGATATTCAACTTCCTGGGTTCCGGTTTCATCCTACTGATGAAGAGCTCGTAGGGTTTTATCTTAAACGCAAAGTTGAAAAGAAACCCCTAAGATTCGAGCTTATCAAACAGATTGATATTTACAAATTTGATCCCTGGGATCTCCCAA AAGCTAGCATGGTGGGGGGAGGAGGAGAGAGTGAATCGTACTTCTTCTGCAAACGAGGAAGGAAATACAGGAACAGCGTGAGACCAAACAGGGTAACAGGGTCTGGTTTTTGGAAAGCAACCGGCATTGACAAGCCTGTTTATGCTCAAACAGGTGATCATCAAGGCCTTGCCTGCATTGGGTTAAAGAAAACCTTAGTGTATTACCGTGGAGCCGCCGGAAAAGGGACCAAAACCGATTGGATGATGCACGAGTTTCGTCTTCCTTATCCCCATGAGAGCACCACTGTCGTCGCCTTTTCCAATCCCAAATTTGCTGCACAAGAAGCT GAAGTATGGACCATATGTCGAATCTTCAAGCGAAATTCATCACTCAAAAAACACAAACAAGATTGGAGACAAATCACAGCAAAACGAGCTTCACTGACAACAGCACCAACCTCTCAAACATGTAGTGTGGAATCCAAATCCAACGTTCAAGGGAAGTACATTACCTTCGGTTCTCCATTTATAGTAGATTATCATCAATATCATAACGACGAGGAGAAGCCATCAATGCTTGTGAATCATCATAATATCAGTGGAAAGAACCAAAGCCAATGGCATGTTACAGATAGAATGAGTAGTGCTGCAACGGCTCAAATACCTTCATCAATGGCGGCATCATCTTCTAGCTTTTCAAATGATGATTTCTTCACTGAGGCCAATTGGGATGAGCTGAAATCAGTTGTGGAGTTTGCTCTTGAACCCTTTcctatgtaa
- the LOC105775770 gene encoding transcription factor JUNGBRUNNEN 1 isoform X1, producing the protein MMTVDDVQGVNDNKADHEDIQLPGFRFHPTDEELVGFYLKRKVEKKPLRFELIKQIDIYKFDPWDLPTEASMVGGGGESESYFFCKRGRKYRNSVRPNRVTGSGFWKATGIDKPVYAQTGDHQGLACIGLKKTLVYYRGAAGKGTKTDWMMHEFRLPYPHESTTVVAFSNPKFAAQEAEVWTICRIFKRNSSLKKHKQDWRQITAKRASLTTAPTSQTCSVESKSNVQGKYITFGSPFIVDYHQYHNDEEKPSMLVNHHNISGKNQSQWHVTDRMSSAATAQIPSSMAASSSSFSNDDFFTEANWDELKSVVEFALEPFPM; encoded by the exons ATGATGACCGTCGACGACGTCCAAGGTGTTAACGATAACAAGGCCGATCACGAAGATATTCAACTTCCTGGGTTCCGGTTTCATCCTACTGATGAAGAGCTCGTAGGGTTTTATCTTAAACGCAAAGTTGAAAAGAAACCCCTAAGATTCGAGCTTATCAAACAGATTGATATTTACAAATTTGATCCCTGGGATCTCCCAA CAGAAGCTAGCATGGTGGGGGGAGGAGGAGAGAGTGAATCGTACTTCTTCTGCAAACGAGGAAGGAAATACAGGAACAGCGTGAGACCAAACAGGGTAACAGGGTCTGGTTTTTGGAAAGCAACCGGCATTGACAAGCCTGTTTATGCTCAAACAGGTGATCATCAAGGCCTTGCCTGCATTGGGTTAAAGAAAACCTTAGTGTATTACCGTGGAGCCGCCGGAAAAGGGACCAAAACCGATTGGATGATGCACGAGTTTCGTCTTCCTTATCCCCATGAGAGCACCACTGTCGTCGCCTTTTCCAATCCCAAATTTGCTGCACAAGAAGCT GAAGTATGGACCATATGTCGAATCTTCAAGCGAAATTCATCACTCAAAAAACACAAACAAGATTGGAGACAAATCACAGCAAAACGAGCTTCACTGACAACAGCACCAACCTCTCAAACATGTAGTGTGGAATCCAAATCCAACGTTCAAGGGAAGTACATTACCTTCGGTTCTCCATTTATAGTAGATTATCATCAATATCATAACGACGAGGAGAAGCCATCAATGCTTGTGAATCATCATAATATCAGTGGAAAGAACCAAAGCCAATGGCATGTTACAGATAGAATGAGTAGTGCTGCAACGGCTCAAATACCTTCATCAATGGCGGCATCATCTTCTAGCTTTTCAAATGATGATTTCTTCACTGAGGCCAATTGGGATGAGCTGAAATCAGTTGTGGAGTTTGCTCTTGAACCCTTTcctatgtaa